In one window of Henckelia pumila isolate YLH828 chromosome 1, ASM3356847v2, whole genome shotgun sequence DNA:
- the LOC140874495 gene encoding uncharacterized protein produces MASRRDPHAPPPPPPPPPPPPVYVGAQVLAGLARILDQHAEALRARTSAVYERFRKMDLKDFSGNTDPMVEEGWSRSVEAIFRYMDLGDTDQVRCMNFLLKDDTALWFEGVEKTVDITTLTWEAIKNLFYEKYYIAEVRAKLKKEFMSLRQGDLSVSKFVRKFERGCHFVPLIGNDEAEKLQHFVACLRPTIRRDVMMAKPVDYAAAVRKAMRFEQSLKDISAEVHGKRAFSHQGHQQQHGKKPYQGQQRQQSPQGHHQAQRPAPPRTEDKPICQICHRPHFGKCLKEAGLCFKCKKPGHVAKDCPELRRPAPG; encoded by the coding sequence ATGGCATCTCGACGTGATCCCCAtgcacctccaccgccaccaccTCCTCCGCCCCCTCCGCCAGTTTATGTTGGGGCTCAGGTGCTAGCTGGCCTGGCTCGTATCTTAGATCAGCATGCCGAGGCCCTGAGGGCTAGAACTAGCGCGGTCTATGAGCGGTTCAGGAAGATGGATCTTAAGGACTTCTCTGGTAATACGGATCCGATGGTAGAGGAGGGCTGGAGTCGCTCGGTAGAGGCGATTTTCCGCTACATGGATTTGGGAGATACGGACCAAGTTCGCTGTATGAATTTCCTTCTCAAGGATGACACCGCCTTGTGGTTTGAGGGTGTGGAAAAGACTGTTGACATTACCACGCTGACTTGGGAAGCAATCAAGAATCTCTTCTATGAGAAGTACTATATAGCTGAGGTGAGGGCGAAGTTGAAGaaagagttcatgagtctccggcagggagaTCTGTCTGTATCCAAGTTTGTTCGGAAATTTGAGAGGGGCTGCCACTTCGTGCCGTTGATAGGGAATGATGAGGCGGAGAAGTTGCAGCACTTTGTTGCATGTCTGAGGCCTACTATTCGCAGGGATGTGATGATGGCTAAGCCAGTGGATTATGCAGCTGCCGTCAGGAAGGCTATGAGGTTCGAGCAGTCCTTGAAGGACATTAGTGCCGAGGTTCATGGCAAGAGGGCCTTCAGTCATCAGGGTCACCAGCAGCAGCATGGCAAGAAGCCATATCAGGGACAGCAGAGGCAGCAGAGTCCCCAGGGGCACCATCAGGCCCAGAGACCTGCTCCTCCCAGGACTGAGGATAAGCCTATTTGCCAAATATGCCATCGTCCACACTTTGGGAAGTGCTTGAAGGAGGCAGGATTGTGTTTCAaatgcaagaagccgggtcatgtAGCTAAAGACTGCCCGGAGTTGAGGAGGCCCGCGCCGGGttga